From the genome of Vanessa tameamea isolate UH-Manoa-2023 chromosome 16, ilVanTame1 primary haplotype, whole genome shotgun sequence, one region includes:
- the LOC113395752 gene encoding prolactin-releasing peptide receptor-like: MNETTLSYPYALNVTDKFRNESNAASPSPQIPGYENIIDNKWIQAFFCVIYTIIFVLGLLGNVIVCFVVIRNKAMQTVTNLFITNLALSDILLCVFAVPFTPLYSFRGSWSWGSLLCHMMPSAQGCSVYISTLTLMSIAIDRFFVIIYPFRPRMKIETCITVIIMIWTFSITVTLPYAIFMTYYDLDIGRFCEETWPTERMRRIFGSVTSILQFVLPFTVIAFCYTCVSFKLNDRAKAKAASKNTRKEEFDKNRKRRTNQMLIAMVTIFGLSWLPLNVTNLYNDYYIYAIHSKYYFLVFFLCHVVAMSSTCYNPFIYAWMNENFRKEFKQLIPCIDTSAQLRSNIPLEQLGACQSEKTFNGNTATDSYVGSSSQRAPSFRHKRKPSAAADVEKSGVELNEDLLTVDVKHCHISTSYNLRRESVKLRLINEESFDTPSQSQF; this comes from the coding sequence ATGAACGAAACGACTCTCAGTTATCCGTACGCGCTCAACGTAACGGATAAGTTTAGAAATGAATCGAATGCAGCTTCGCCCTCTCCACAAATACCCGGATACGAAAACATCATAGATAACAAATGGATCCAAGCATTCTTTTGCGTGATTTACACAATTATCTTCGTCTTAGGTTTGCTCGGAAACGTAATAGTATGCTTCGTCGTAATCAGAAATAAAGCAATGCAGACTGTCACGAATCTATTTATAACGAATTTAGCGTTATCTGATATATTACTGTGCGTATTTGCGGTTCCATTTACACCTTTGTATTCATTCCGCGGCTCGTGGAGTTGGGGCTCACTCTTGTGTCACATGATGCCTTCTGCACAAGGGTGCAGTGTATACATATCAACTTTGACACTTATGTCAATAGCGATTGACAGATTTTTCGTAATTATATATCCGTTCCGACCGAGGATGAAAATCGAAACGTGTATCACAGTCATTATAATGATATGGACTTTTTCTATAACAGTTACGCTTCCATATGCGATATTTATGACTTATTACGATTTAGATATTGGAAGATTTTGCGAGGAAACTTGGCCAACGGAAAGGATGAGGAGAATCTTCGGCTCGGTGACATCGATCCTACAATTTGTCTTACCGTTCACCGTGATTGCTTTCTGCTACACCTGTGTTAGTTTCAAATTGAATGACAGGGCGAAAGCGAAGGCTGCCAGTAAGAATACTAGAAAGGAGGAATtcgataaaaatagaaaacgaCGTACAAACCAAATGCTTATCGCGATGGTTACTATTTTTGGACTATCTTGGTTGCCATTAAACGTAACAAAtctttataatgattattacatATACGCTATCCACTCTAAGTACTATTTCCTCGTATTTTTCCTGTGTCACGTGGTTGCAATGTCCTCAACGTGCTACAACCCTTTTATTTACGCGTGGATGAACGAGAACTTTAGGAAAGAGTTTAAACAGTTGATACCTTGTATTGACACAAGCGCGCAACTGCGAAGCAACATTCCACTGGAGCAATTAGGTGCGTGTCAATCGGAAAAGACGTTTAATGGGAACACGGCAACTGATAGTTATGTAGGGTCGAGTTCCCAAAGAGCGCCTTCGTTTAGACATAAAAGGAAACCGAGCGCGGCGGCCGACGTCGAAAAGAGTGGCGTCGAATTAAATGAGGATTTGCTAACCGTGGATGTGAAACATTGTCACATATCTACAAGCTACAATTTAAGAAGAGAGTCTGTTAAACTGAGGCTCATCAATGAGGAGTCGTTTGATACACCGTCACAGAGTCAATTCTAA